The Ruminococcaceae bacterium R-25 DNA segment TCCGCTGTTTCGAGCTCGTATCGGGAAGAGACGTTATAAGACCTAATGTTGCAGGCTTGATGGGCGCTTTCGGTGCAGCTCTCATAGCAATGAAGAGATGCCATGAAGACAGCAGATCCAATGTGCTCGGTAAGGATGAGCTCGATTCATTCAAGATGGATACTGAGAATACCCAGTGCCAGGGCTGTACAAATCACTGCCGTCTTACTATCGCTACATTCTCCAACGGTACCAAGTTCGTATCAGGCAACCGCTGTGAGAGAGGCGAAGACTTAGCGCTCGACAGGGAACCTGCAAGCGATAAGAAGAAGCTTCCGAACCTTTTCGATTATAAGTACTCCAGAACATTCAGCTACTATAAGCCTTTAAAGCTTGAGGATGCTCCAAGAGGCGAGATCGGAATCCCGAGAGTTCTTAACCAGTATGAGAATTATCCTTTCTGGTTTACAGTACTTACAAAGCTCGGATTCAGAGTCCTTATTTCTGCCAGATCTTCACATAAGATCTACGAAGGTGGTATGGAGACGATCCCTTCCGAGTCTGTTTGCTATCCTGCAAAGCTTGCTCACGGACATATTGAGAATCTTATAGACCGCGGCATTACCACGATCTTCTATCCTGATGTTCCTTACGAGAATATCGAAAACCAGAATTCCAACAATCACTATAACTGTCCAATCGTTTGCTCTTATCCGGAAGTTATCAGGAACAACGTTGAAAATCTCCTGGAAAAGAACATCAGATATCTTAATCCTTTCATGCCTTTGGATAATCTTGATAATGTGGCTCTCCATCTTACAGAGTGCTTCGATTATCTTGGCGTATCCGCAGAAGAAGCAAAGCAGGCTGTTGAGGCAGGCGCCGAGGAGTATTTCAAATACAAAGAAGACATAAGAAACAAGGGCCAGGAGATCCTTAAGGAGATGGAAGAAAAAGGCCTTAAGGGTATCGTTCTTGCTGGAAGACCGTATCATGTTGACCCTGAGATCAACCACGGTATTCCTCAGATGATCAATTCTTTAGGACTTGCTGTACTTACAGAAGATTCTGTAGCTAAGCCCGGTGTATTAAAGCGTCCTATCAGAGTCATTGACCAGTGGATGTATCATACGAGACTTTATGAAGCTGCAGCTTTCGTAATCACGAGACCTGACTTGGAGCTCGTTCAGCTTACTAGCTTCGGTTGCGGCCTTGATGCCGTTACATCTGACCAGGTTCAGGAGATACTTGAATCTTCAGGAAAACTCTATACGCTCCTTAAGATCGATGAAGTAAGCAACTTGGGTGCTGCAAGGATCAGAATGAGATCTCTTGTAGTTGCTATGAACGAGAGATTAGAACTCGAAGCAAACGGTCAGAAGACATTTAAAGCACCTGATGATTCAGAAGATGCTCCGTACACTCTCCGCAGAGTTGAATTTACAAAAGAGCATAAGAAGAATCACACTATCCTGGCGCCCCAGATGGCTCCTATCCAGTTTGAACTCGTGGAATCTGTTTTCCACAAGCACGGATATAAGCTCAAGCTCTTAAAGCAGGCAACGAGAGAAGATATCGAGTGCGGTCTTAAGTTCGTTAATAACGATGCATGCTTCCCGACGATCATCGTAATAGGACAGATGATCAACGCCATCTTAAAGGGTGAGATCGATCCTGATAATACAACTCTTGCGATCACTCAGACAGGCGGCGGATGCCGTGCTACAAACTATGTAGCGTTCCTGCGTAAAGCTCTGAAGGAAGCCGGATATCCGCAGATCCCCGTTATCACGATCTCTGCACAGAGATTCGAAAAGAATGAAGGCTTCGAATATACGATGTCATTTGCATTAGATGCCATCAAGGCATTGTGCGCAGGCGACATGCTCTCAACATTGCTTTTGAGAGTAAGACCTTACGAAAAGGTTCCCGGTTCTGCAAATGCCCTTTATTCTTATATCAACAGGATCGGCAGAAGATTATTTAATCCTAAGCTTGCAAATGACGATCTTACCGAGAGATATGATGTCATGATGCCTAACAGCTACTTCTCCAAGTCGATCGAGGAGAAGAAGGAGATCCTTGACTGCTTATCACAGATAGGCGTTGATTTCGATAATCCTCCGGTCATCACGAAGTATAAGGAATTCGTTAGGTTTGCAGTATCAAAGTTCGACGCACTGCCGCTTGCAGATATTCCCAGAAAGCCCCGTGTTGGTCTTGTAGGTGAGATCCTTGTTAAGTTCCAGCCTGATGCAAACAACAATGCTATTGACGTTATCGAATCAGAAGGCTGCGAAGCAGTTCTCCCGGGCGTTTTGGACTTCTTCCTTTATTGCGCATATAACCCGGTATGGCAGGCTCAGAACTTGGGAAAGAGCAAGAAGACAGGTTATATCATGAAGACTGCAATTAGATTTTTAGAGTCTTTGAGAAAGCCTATCAATAAGGAATTTGCGAAGACGAACGGCAAGTTCATGTTAAGCGAACGCATCCAGGAACTGGCTGAAAAGTCATCAACGGTATTAAGCTGCGGCAACTCATGCGGTGAGGGATGGTTCCTTACGGCAGAGATGATCGAGCTTATTCAGGACGGCGTTCCGAACATCATCTGTGCCCAGCCTTTCGCATGCCTTCCTAACCATGTAACAGGTAAGGGCATGATCAAAGAATTAAGAAGACAGTATCCTAAGTCAAACATCGTTCCGATCGACTATGACCCGGGTGCTTCAGAAGCTAACCAGCTTAACCGTATCAAGCTCATGATCAGCACAGCACGTGCAGTAAGAGAACAGGAAATAGCAGACGGAAACAAATAAGAACAGTGAGGCTATAAATGAGTACACTCCTTCTTGTTGACGGCAATTCGATTATTAACAGAGCTTATTATGCCGTAATAGGCAGAGCTCCCATGACTGCGCCTGACGGAACTCCCACTGGAGCCGTAAACGGTTTCTTTAATTCCGTTCTGGGCGTAATGAAAGAATATAACCCTGATCATATGTGCGTTCTTTTCGACAGGAGAGAGCCCACATTCAGACATAAGATGAGCGTTGATTATAAGGCTAACCGCAAGGGCATGCCTGACGATCTTGCTGCACAGATGCCTGTTGTAAAGAACATCCTTGACCTTTACGGAATCAAGAGAATGGAACTTGCAGGATACGAAGCTGACGATCTTATCGGCACTTTGTCAAAGCAGGGCGAAGAGCAGGGAATGAATGTCTATATCTTCTCCGGCGACCACGACGATTTCCAGCTTATCTCAGACAAGGTATCTGTCATCATGCCCCAGTCCGGCAAAGGAAAAGAGCCCAGAGTCTTATTTGACCGCAAGATGTTCGAAGATACATACGGAGTAAAGCCTGAAGTATTTGTTCAGGTAAAGGCCCTCATGGGTGATAACTCCGATAACATCAAGGGCGTTGAAAAGGTAGGCGAAAAGACTGCATTTAAGCTTATCGCAGACTATGGTTCTTGCGAAGAAGTTTTCAATAACGCTGATAAGTTATCTCCGGCATTGGGAGAGAGAGTTAAGAATTCAAAAGAACTTTTAGATCTTAATATCAAGCTCTGCACAATCGACAGGGAGTCTCCTGTTGAAGAAAATGCAAAAGACTGCGTTTATCCTTCATCTACCAGAGATTTTCCTGCTTTGTCCGGCGTTCTTAGCCGTCTGGCATTAAAGTCACTTATCAAGAAACTCGATCTGGAAGATGTTAAGCCTGCCGGATTCGTAACTACTGAAGAAGTCGATGACTTCGTAACGGGGATTAAGGATCAGGTCGAATCCTGCTTAAAGTCAGGACTTAATATCAAGTATGAAGCGCCTTCTTCTTTTGATTTCGAAAACCTTAACTGCGGTATTGATTTTGTTGATATTTCATCCGGAAACAAGATCATTATTCTCGACTGGAATTCCAAGACATTCTATGTAATTGATCCGGATGAGTTTAATAAGTTAAGTTCCGGCAAAAAGGTCATTCCTGCTTCATATGAATATAAGGACAGATCCAAGATCATTAAGGAACCTTTAAAGTCGGTTGAATCTGTTTTCGACTGCGAGATAGCAGGATATGTACTTAATGTGCTTTCAGGCAAGCCTGATCTTCAGAGGCTTTATGAGAGCATCATCAAATCCGCTTATCCCGTTGAGGAAAAGAAGGGACCTGTAAAGCAGCTCTCATTATTTGATGAGATCACAGAAGATGACGGTTCTTCCAAAGTCGAAGAGACTGCATCAAAGCTTCTTGCTGTTACGGCGATCGCGAAAGTGATCTCACGTGATATCGAAAACGATAAGGATCTTAAGAGTCTTCTTTACGACATCGAATTTCCGCTTGTAATCACTCTTGATAAGATCGAGAGAAACGGCATGCATGTATCAGGCAAGAGGCTTTCCGAACTTCATAGCGAATATACAAAGCGTTTAGAAGATATCAGCGCCAGAGTTTACGATGAGTGTGGAACTGAGTTTAATATCTCATCACCCAAGCAGCTTGCAGATGTCTTGTACGGACCAAAGTATCTGAATCTTCCTTCAGGCAAGAAGGGCAAGAGCGGTGATTTTTCGACAGGAATCGACGAGCTTAAGAGATTAAGACATATGTCTCCTGCGATAGATAACATCATTAAGTACAGAGAACTCTCAAAGCTCGATTCCACATATGCAGTAGGACTAGCGAGGGCCATCAGGAGCGATTCGAGGATCCATACTACATTTACCCAGGCAATGACTAATACCGGAAGATTATCTTCTACAGAACCTAATCTTCAGAACATTCCCGTAAGGACCGAAGAAGGCTCAAGATTAAGAGAAGCATTTACTGCTGAAGAAGGAAAGATATTGGTTGATGCCGACTATTCACAGATCGAACTCCGTCTTCTTGCGGCTTTGAGCGGTGATGAAGTAATGTGTTCTGCGTTCCTGGAGGGTGAAGACATCCATAAGAGAACTGCAGCCAAAGTCTATGGCGTTACTGAAGACATGGTTACTCACAAGATGAGAGCAACTGCAAAGACCGTTAACTTCAGTATCATCTACGGCATCTCCGATTACGGTCTTGCTACTGATCTCGGTATCAGCTACAAGGAAGCATCTGACCTCATTAAGGAATATAACAACCAGTTCCCGGGTGTCACTTCATATCTTGAAGCTTTAAGGAATTCGGGTGAGGAAAAGGGATATGCCGTAACTATGTATGGCAGAAAGAGGATCCTTAACGAACTTAAGAGCCAGAACAGGAACATTAAGAATTTCGGTTACAGAGCGGCAATGAATACGCCCATCCAGGGTACTGCTGCTGACATTATAAAGATCGCTATGAACCGTGTTTCAAAAGCATTGGAAGAAAAGCTCCCTACGGCAAAACTCGTAATGCAGGTGCACGACGAACTCATATGCGAATGCAACATTGAAGATAAGGACCTTTGTGCTTCAATTCTTAAAGAAGAGATGGAAAAAGCAGCTTCATTAAGCGTGCCGCTCCTTGCAGAGGTCGGATTCGGAAAGGACTGGCTGGAAGCTAAATAATGTTTGTATTAGGTATTACAGGCGGTATAGGAAGCGGAAAGAGCACGGTAAGCGGGCTTTTGGCAGAAAGAGGACTTATGGTCCTTGATGCTGATGAGATCTCAAGAAGCGTAACAGGTCCCATGGGCAGGGCAATGCCTGAGATCGCTGAGACTTTCGGAAAGAGAGTCGTATCTTCCAACGGCGCACTTAACAGGAAGGCCATGTCTGATATTGCTTTTTCTGATAAGAATAAACTCGATAAATTAAGTTCTATCATTCACAGACATGTTTTCGAGCAGATCGATGAGACATTGCAGAAGGAAAAAGAGAAGGGTACAAAGTGCGTCGTTCTTGACGTTCCGATCCCGGTTAATAAGTTCCGTGAATTATGCAATCAAATCTGGGTCGTAACATGCGATAAGGATGTGCGCCTTGCAAGACTCCAGAAGCGCGGAATGGAAAAGGAAGAGGCTGAAAGAAGGATCGCAGTCCAGATGACTGACGATGAGTACTGCGAATTAGGCGACCACGCTATTGATAACTCATGGGATTTGGAAGACCTTAAGGATAAGGTTGAAGTCCTGATCCGCGAGCAGCTCTATGAGAGAGGTATCAGGATATGAACGTGTCTGCATTCATAGCAGCTCTTATATTCCTGCTTATATCGATCGCGGCATTGGTATTCATTTTCGTCGGTAAAGCGCCTTTTTGTTCAGGCAAATACAGGTCTTTTTACAGAGCTTCATGCGGTGTTTATATCAGCGGTGTTCTTCTTGTCCTGATATTTACTCTTATCATGAAGAGGCTCCCTCTGGTCTATGTTTTGATTTCAGACATCACGGTTACCGTTGTTTTCTGTTTTACTGTAGGTCTTATCTATTTCATGACGAGATCTATCGTTGAAGCAGCTGAAAAAGCTGAGAAAAAGGAGACTGATGACAAGAGTAAAGAGTGACAGCAAGGTAAAGAAGGTCATATTCAAGATCTTTATCGTATTAGTCGTTTTGGGACTTTTAGGTGTTCTTGCGGTCTCTTTGTTGAACCTTCATGTAATCGGTGATACGAAGTCTGAGGTCTATTCTCTTGAAAATTTTGAATCTTCTAATGAATGCCATTTTGAAGCAGTTATCGTTTTAGGCTGTGCTGTTTGGGACAATGGCCCAAGTCCGATGCTTGCTGACAGATTAAGGACAGCGGCTGCTGTATATAAGACCGGCTGTGCTGACTATATCCTGGTTACAGGTGACAGCGAAAATCCCGTTAAATACGATGAGACCGGAGCCATGAAGACTTTCCTTATCGATGAAGGAATTCCTGAAGACAAGATAGTCTGTGATCCGTTGGGACTTTCGACTTATGAATCGATGATCAGAGCAAAGACTCTCTATAACATTTCAAGTGCAGTTGTTGTTACGACTGAATTCCATGTTCCAAGGTCTGTTTACGATGCAAAAGCTTTTGGTATAGTATCTGTAGGAGTCGAAGCTATTAATTCCGGATATGTTATTAAGCCGTATAATTATGTCAGGGAGTTTATAGCTCGCGGCAAAGACTTTTTCTATGCATTGATCAAACCGGGTTATTGATATGACTTCTAGCAACACCAAGAGATTACCAACATATATCGGCGGCATCTTTGCGATAATCGCAGGGTTCTTCTTTATTACGCTGCCTGAGATCTCTTCTGGTGTTATTGGTCTCTTATTTGGCATTGTTCTCTTTATCGCCGGAATTACCGAAGTAATCGGTTATGTGATTACGATAAAGCAGTTCAGGGAAGAAAACTACGGTAAGGCTGCCGGTGCTGAGATCGTTCTTGTCTATTCCATTATTCTGATGGTGCTTGGCGGATTCTTTATCTTAAAACCTGATATCGTTCTGCAGCTTTTATCGACCATTGTAGGTCTGTTCTTCCTTGTTGACGGAATCGTAAAGCTCAGACAGGAGATATTCCTGTTTGTAAAAAAGGACCTCTACAGCTGGATGCTTTTGATCATGGCTGTGTTATTGATCGTTGCAGGAGTTGTTCTTCTTGCAAATGCGTTTAACGGCACAAGGAATATAATCGTTTTCTCGGGATGCGCATTTGTGGTGAGCGGACTTGAGACCTGCTTTTTGGGACTCTTTAAAAAGAAAGATAAAAAAGCCCGCTAAGATTGATCTTATTGCGGGCTTTATATTTGGTTTGTTGATTTCCTTAAATATCAGACGTTGAATCTGAATACTACGACGTCACCGTCTTTCATTACATATTCCTTACCTTCGGATCTTACAAGACCTTTTTCCTTAGCTGCGTTATATGTGCCGCAGGCGATTAGATCATCGTAAGCTACGACCTCGGCTCTGATAAAGCCTCTTTCAAAGTCTGAGTGGATCTTTCCTGCAGCCTGGGGAGCCTTTGTGCCGTTCTTGATCGTCCAGGCACGAACTTCTTTGGGGCCGGCTGTAAGGAATGAGATGAGACCGAGGAGGGTATAGGATGCGTTGATCATCTTATCAAGACCTGCGCTCTCGATGCCTAAATCTTCCAGGAACATCTCGCGGTCTTCGGGAGAGAGCTCGCCTAATTCCTCTTCGATCTTAGCTGAGATAACGACAACGCCGGAACCTTCCTTTGCTGCGATCTCTTTTACTGTCTGGACATAAGGAATGTCTTCGTTCTTTTTGATATCGTCTTCTGCGATGTTTGCACAGTAGAGAACAGGCTTCATGGAAATGAGCTGGAGATCTTTAATGTACTCCTGTTCGTCATCTTCGAATGAAAGAGTTCTTGCAGACTTGCCTTCTGCGAGACAATCGTAGATCTTTTCGAATACTGCGAGTTCTTTAGCGAAAGCCTTGTCGCCGCCTTTCATCATCTTCTTTGTGCGGTCAATTCTCTTTTCCATGATTTCCAGGTCAGAAAGGACAAGTTCGATATCGATGGTAGCAATATCGCCTGCCGGATCAGCATGGCCGTTTACGTGGATAACGTCAGGATCGTCGAAGCATCTTACAACGTGAACGATAGCATCGCACTCTCTGATGTTTGATAAGAACTTGTTGCCAAGACCTTCGCCTTTGGAAGCGCCTGCAACAAGACCTGCGATGTCAACGAATTCGACGACAGCGGGTGTGTATTTTTCAGGATTATAGATCTCAGCGAGTTTATCGAGTCTCTTATCAGGAACTGAAACGACGCCTACATTAGGTTCAATAGTGCAGAAAGGATAGTTAGCTGCCTCAGCGCCTGCCTTTGTAATTGCGTTGAAAAGAGTGCTCTTACCGACATTAGGAAGTCCAACGATTCCAAGCTTCATATATATACCTCATTTTAATGTTATTTTTGCCTCATAATTGTAGCACATTAAAAGCATAATACTTTGTAGGTTGTTTGTCGGTATTTGTCGGGTAATTGTCGGCTCTTTTGTAGGTTTTTGTAACTTATCATCTGGTTTTGTCAGTTTTTGTCGGAAATCCTGTCGGTTTTCGTTGTCGGTTTTGCGATGTTTTCGTACTGATAATCCTGATTTTAAAAGCGTATTCTGCTTATAAAAGGAGGATACGGAAATGCCAGCTAAACCTAATGTTGTACATATATATTCATGCTTTACGTCGGGCTCTGATTCGACCGTTTCTTTGATCGAAGTATCGATATCACCGGGCATACCGACATTCTCGGTAATAGGGCTTTGCGATTCTTCGATAAGGGAGTCTCAAGGCCGGATCAGGTCAGCTTTTAAGTCGGCGGGTTTCAATATGCCCAAAGGACACATTACGGTCGGTATAAGTCCTGCTTATATGAGGAAAGCGGGAACTGGTTTTGATCTTCCTATGGCGATGGGAATACTTTTTTGCTCAGGCCAGCTGTATCTTCCGCCAAACAGCAAAATCTACGCAGAAGGCGAGCTGACATTAGGCGGAGACATTATTGGAACACCGGGTGCATGTATCAGGCTTAAGACTGTACGTGATATGGATTTCGATTACAGGATCATTCCAGTGAGCGAATCTTCAGGTGCGGGCCTAGCCAGGTTTTCGGGACAGGCAATAACAAGACTTACTGATCTGAACAGCCTTTTTGACGGAAACAACTATAAGGAGGCTGAGTTTACTTATGATTGTCCTTTAACGTCAGATGAATATATCGATATCTCGAATTTGAAAGGGCAGGAGAAGACTAAGAGGGCACTTCTTATAAGCGCTGCAGGATTTCATAATCTGCTGCTTTTGGGGAGCCCGGGTTGCGGAAAGACACTGGCAGGGAAAATGCTTGCAGGCATTATGCCGAAGCTCAGTCCTGAAGAGTTATCCGATGTTTATTCAATGACTGAACTTGTTGAAGGCGAGAATGCGAAGATCAGTCTTGAAAGACCTGTGCGCATGATCGGTCCTAATATAACTGTCGGAAAACTTCTCGGGAGTTCAGTGAGCTTAACGCCAGGTGAACTTGCACTTGCTAATCACGGAATACTGTTTGCTGATGAGCTTCCTCTATATAACTCCGAAGTGATCGACTTTTTGAGAAAGCCTCTTGAAGAACGCAAAGTTCATCTGATGAAGAAAGGTAATCTCTATTCCTTTGATACTAACTTCATATTCCTGGGAACTGGAAATCCCTGTAAATGCGGCCTTTATTACGAGAAAGGTGATAAGTGCAGATGTAATCCTAATGAGATAAGCAGATATATGTCTAAAATGTCCGGACCTTTTCTTGAGCGGATAGATCTTTTCAGCGAGATGAGATCCATATCAGGCAAGGACATGGCTTGTATCTATACAGGTGACAAAGAAGGCGAGAGCTTAAAGTACAGAGAGATTGTTCAAAGATGCTGGGATTTGGCACACAAAAGGTATGGAGCCGGGCTCTTAAACGGTACTTTTCCTGACGGGGACATCAGAGATGTTTTAAGGATCCCTGAAAAGTCAGTTAAATATGCATCCGAAGTGTCGGACAAGGGTTTCTTTACGGCAAGAGGATTTACCAGAGTCTTAAGAGTTGCAAGAACGATAGCAGATATAAAAGAAGCACCTGATGTTACAGTTGAAGACATTGCGGAAGCAGTTCAATACAGGAGGAGAGATTTCTGATATGTGGGATGAGATAACAAACAGGAAGGCTGATTATTTTTATTCGGCTGTCATGCTTAATACCGATATTAATTACAGGACTCTTAATGAACTTGCAGAAAGAAATGTTTTCAGATCTTACAGGGACTTATACGATAAAGAACTGCTTAACAGGATTGCAAATGAAGAATTTGATCTGAAGCCAGATACAGTCTATAAGATTAAAAGGCTTCTGGATTCTTATGTGGATATTAAAAAGATCGTAACTAAATACGAGAAGATCTCAATGGAGAACCGTATAAATGTGGTATCAGTACTTGATAAAGCATATCCGTATAATTGGAAAGTCTTAAGCGGAATGCCAAAGGTCTTTTATACCAGAGGGAATTATGCCCTGATCGATACCATGACTCTTCAAGGTTCTGTTGCGGTTGTAGGTTCAAGAAATCCAAGCAGGTATGCCCAGTATGCAACGGATAAGATCTGTAAAGAACTTGGAAATAAAGGGATAACGATAGTTTCCGGAATGGCCGCAGGTATTGACCGGCAGGCTCATATTTCATCTGTTAATACTGACGGAGGTACGGTTGCAGTTTTGGCCGGAGGCGTAGATAACATTTATCCTCCTGCAAATAAGGATATTTACGATCTTATAAGCATGAATGGCCTCCTGATATCTGAAATGCCGCCCGGGCAGATACCTTTAAGGCGTTATTTTCCGTCGAGAAACAGACTTATTGCAGGCCTTTCAGACTGCACATTGATCATGGAAGCCGGTAATTGCTCAGGCACCCTTCATACGGCTTCGTTTGCAGCTAACCAGGGAAAAGAAGTATTTGTACTGCCGAATAATATCTACTACGAAAATGCAAAGGGCGGATTAAAGCTCTTGGAAGACGGCGGAAATGTCCTGCTTGGTGCTGACAGCGTTATAGACAGCGTAACAAGATCTCTAATGTATAAGCACATGGAACTCGGATGCGCTTCTGAATTAAATTTCAGGAATGATAAGGATGATTTTACCGATAAGATCGATATCAATGCTCTAAGAGAACTCTCTAAAGTCAGACCGGATATGTTGACCGATGAGAACTGGAAGACGATAATTACTGATGCGCTTACGTTAAAACCCCTTTGCGCAGATGAATTGTGTACTGTCACAATGCTCCCGTTTTATAAGGTTTCGATCCTTTTGACAGAGCTTGAGCTTAATGGGACAGTTTGTCAGGAGAAGGGTAAGTACTCGTTGACATTTGTATAA contains these protein-coding regions:
- a CDS encoding putative CoA-substrate-specific enzyme activase, with the translated sequence MDKVFKLGLDIGSTTIKVVLLDGDKIIHSDYQRHHSDVSGLLNELFEDLNKKFPGIDVDVVITGSGGLSVANWLGFKFTQEVMAETQAIKTYHPETDVIIELGGEDAKITYMHPVLEQRMNGTCAGGTGSFIDQMASLLQTDADGLNNFAKDYRSLYTIASRCGVFAKSDLQPLINEGAAKEDLAASIYQSVVNQTISGLACGRPIKGNVTFLGGPLFFNSELRNAFERTLEGKVDSFWMPEEAQIYVALGAALSADGKNPVNLSDLLEKLKNREGFVPDIIRIDPIFKSKEDKEAFDERHKKDQIPVLDIKEQHGGLFLGLDAGSTTTKAVVINKNGDLVYTYYASNKGNPVMSAVAIMKDIYSKMPEDCYIAHSCVTGYGENIIKAALNIDIGEIETMAHFQSAKFFCPDVDFIIDIGGQDMKCMKIRNGVIDSIMLNEACSSGCGSFIQTFAQTLGLTTPEFAEAALSSTKPVDLGTRCTVFMNSKVKQAQKEGASVGDISAGLSYSVVRNALYKVIKIRDTEQLGKNIVVQGGTFLNDAILRCFELVSGRDVIRPNVAGLMGAFGAALIAMKRCHEDSRSNVLGKDELDSFKMDTENTQCQGCTNHCRLTIATFSNGTKFVSGNRCERGEDLALDREPASDKKKLPNLFDYKYSRTFSYYKPLKLEDAPRGEIGIPRVLNQYENYPFWFTVLTKLGFRVLISARSSHKIYEGGMETIPSESVCYPAKLAHGHIENLIDRGITTIFYPDVPYENIENQNSNNHYNCPIVCSYPEVIRNNVENLLEKNIRYLNPFMPLDNLDNVALHLTECFDYLGVSAEEAKQAVEAGAEEYFKYKEDIRNKGQEILKEMEEKGLKGIVLAGRPYHVDPEINHGIPQMINSLGLAVLTEDSVAKPGVLKRPIRVIDQWMYHTRLYEAAAFVITRPDLELVQLTSFGCGLDAVTSDQVQEILESSGKLYTLLKIDEVSNLGAARIRMRSLVVAMNERLELEANGQKTFKAPDDSEDAPYTLRRVEFTKEHKKNHTILAPQMAPIQFELVESVFHKHGYKLKLLKQATREDIECGLKFVNNDACFPTIIVIGQMINAILKGEIDPDNTTLAITQTGGGCRATNYVAFLRKALKEAGYPQIPVITISAQRFEKNEGFEYTMSFALDAIKALCAGDMLSTLLLRVRPYEKVPGSANALYSYINRIGRRLFNPKLANDDLTERYDVMMPNSYFSKSIEEKKEILDCLSQIGVDFDNPPVITKYKEFVRFAVSKFDALPLADIPRKPRVGLVGEILVKFQPDANNNAIDVIESEGCEAVLPGVLDFFLYCAYNPVWQAQNLGKSKKTGYIMKTAIRFLESLRKPINKEFAKTNGKFMLSERIQELAEKSSTVLSCGNSCGEGWFLTAEMIELIQDGVPNIICAQPFACLPNHVTGKGMIKELRRQYPKSNIVPIDYDPGASEANQLNRIKLMISTARAVREQEIADGNK
- a CDS encoding DNA polymerase I — protein: MSTLLLVDGNSIINRAYYAVIGRAPMTAPDGTPTGAVNGFFNSVLGVMKEYNPDHMCVLFDRREPTFRHKMSVDYKANRKGMPDDLAAQMPVVKNILDLYGIKRMELAGYEADDLIGTLSKQGEEQGMNVYIFSGDHDDFQLISDKVSVIMPQSGKGKEPRVLFDRKMFEDTYGVKPEVFVQVKALMGDNSDNIKGVEKVGEKTAFKLIADYGSCEEVFNNADKLSPALGERVKNSKELLDLNIKLCTIDRESPVEENAKDCVYPSSTRDFPALSGVLSRLALKSLIKKLDLEDVKPAGFVTTEEVDDFVTGIKDQVESCLKSGLNIKYEAPSSFDFENLNCGIDFVDISSGNKIIILDWNSKTFYVIDPDEFNKLSSGKKVIPASYEYKDRSKIIKEPLKSVESVFDCEIAGYVLNVLSGKPDLQRLYESIIKSAYPVEEKKGPVKQLSLFDEITEDDGSSKVEETASKLLAVTAIAKVISRDIENDKDLKSLLYDIEFPLVITLDKIERNGMHVSGKRLSELHSEYTKRLEDISARVYDECGTEFNISSPKQLADVLYGPKYLNLPSGKKGKSGDFSTGIDELKRLRHMSPAIDNIIKYRELSKLDSTYAVGLARAIRSDSRIHTTFTQAMTNTGRLSSTEPNLQNIPVRTEEGSRLREAFTAEEGKILVDADYSQIELRLLAALSGDEVMCSAFLEGEDIHKRTAAKVYGVTEDMVTHKMRATAKTVNFSIIYGISDYGLATDLGISYKEASDLIKEYNNQFPGVTSYLEALRNSGEEKGYAVTMYGRKRILNELKSQNRNIKNFGYRAAMNTPIQGTAADIIKIAMNRVSKALEEKLPTAKLVMQVHDELICECNIEDKDLCASILKEEMEKAASLSVPLLAEVGFGKDWLEAK
- a CDS encoding dephospho-CoA kinase, which produces MFVLGITGGIGSGKSTVSGLLAERGLMVLDADEISRSVTGPMGRAMPEIAETFGKRVVSSNGALNRKAMSDIAFSDKNKLDKLSSIIHRHVFEQIDETLQKEKEKGTKCVVLDVPIPVNKFRELCNQIWVVTCDKDVRLARLQKRGMEKEEAERRIAVQMTDDEYCELGDHAIDNSWDLEDLKDKVEVLIREQLYERGIRI
- a CDS encoding vancomycin permeability regulator SanA: MTRVKSDSKVKKVIFKIFIVLVVLGLLGVLAVSLLNLHVIGDTKSEVYSLENFESSNECHFEAVIVLGCAVWDNGPSPMLADRLRTAAAVYKTGCADYILVTGDSENPVKYDETGAMKTFLIDEGIPEDKIVCDPLGLSTYESMIRAKTLYNISSAVVVTTEFHVPRSVYDAKAFGIVSVGVEAINSGYVIKPYNYVREFIARGKDFFYALIKPGY
- a CDS encoding uncharacterized membrane protein HdeD (DUF308 family), whose product is MTSSNTKRLPTYIGGIFAIIAGFFFITLPEISSGVIGLLFGIVLFIAGITEVIGYVITIKQFREENYGKAAGAEIVLVYSIILMVLGGFFILKPDIVLQLLSTIVGLFFLVDGIVKLRQEIFLFVKKDLYSWMLLIMAVLLIVAGVVLLANAFNGTRNIIVFSGCAFVVSGLETCFLGLFKKKDKKAR
- a CDS encoding magnesium chelatase family protein; the encoded protein is MPAKPNVVHIYSCFTSGSDSTVSLIEVSISPGIPTFSVIGLCDSSIRESQGRIRSAFKSAGFNMPKGHITVGISPAYMRKAGTGFDLPMAMGILFCSGQLYLPPNSKIYAEGELTLGGDIIGTPGACIRLKTVRDMDFDYRIIPVSESSGAGLARFSGQAITRLTDLNSLFDGNNYKEAEFTYDCPLTSDEYIDISNLKGQEKTKRALLISAAGFHNLLLLGSPGCGKTLAGKMLAGIMPKLSPEELSDVYSMTELVEGENAKISLERPVRMIGPNITVGKLLGSSVSLTPGELALANHGILFADELPLYNSEVIDFLRKPLEERKVHLMKKGNLYSFDTNFIFLGTGNPCKCGLYYEKGDKCRCNPNEISRYMSKMSGPFLERIDLFSEMRSISGKDMACIYTGDKEGESLKYREIVQRCWDLAHKRYGAGLLNGTFPDGDIRDVLRIPEKSVKYASEVSDKGFFTARGFTRVLRVARTIADIKEAPDVTVEDIAEAVQYRRRDF